One stretch of Epinephelus lanceolatus isolate andai-2023 chromosome 15, ASM4190304v1, whole genome shotgun sequence DNA includes these proteins:
- the gstz1 gene encoding maleylacetoacetate isomerase isoform X2, with amino-acid sequence MATQTKPVLHGYFRSSCSWRVRIAFALKGIEYDQAPVNLIKDGGQQLTEQYKALNPMQQVPAVEIDGITLSQSLAVIQYIDETRPGPRLLPVDPKKRAQVRMISDVIASGIQPLQNLYVIQKIGAEKVQWAQHFIERGFQALEPILKQTAGKYCVGDEISMADICLVPQVYNAERFKVDVGQYPTIKRLNQTLLEIEAFKVSSPSCQPDTPADLRA; translated from the exons ATGGCAACCCAAACCAAG CCTGTTCTTCATGGGTACTTCAGAAGTTCCTGCTCCTGGAGGGTCCGCATTG CTTTTGCTCTCAAAGGTATCGAATATGACCAGGCTCCAGTCAATCTAATAAAAGATGGAGGTCAGCAG CTTACTGAACAGtacaaggcactgaaccccatGCAACAAGTACCCGCAGTCGAAATTGATGGCATCACCCTCTCTCAGTCA CTGGCAGTGATCCAGTACATCGACGAGACCAGGCCAGGGCCTCGGCTTCTCCCAGTAGACCCAAAGAAACGTGCCCAGGTCCGGATGATAAGTGATGTCATTGCCTCTGGGATACAGCCTCTGCAG AATTTGTACGTGATTCAGAAAATAGGAGCCGAAAAGGTGCAGTGGGCTCAGCACTTCATTGAACGTGGCTTTCAAG CTCTTGAGCCCATTCTGAAGCAAACAGCAGGGAAATATTGTGTCGGTGATGAG ATATCCATGGCAGACATCTGTCTGGTGCCACAAGTCTACAATGCAGAGAG GTTCAAAGTGGACGTCGGGCAGTATCCAACTATCAAAAGGTTAAATCAAACCTTACTTGAAATTGAAGCTTTCAAAGTGAGCAGCCCGTCTTGCCAGCCAGACACACCTGCCGACCTGCGTGCATAG
- the gstz1 gene encoding maleylacetoacetate isomerase isoform X1, translated as MHLSLASLTKPVLHGYFRSSCSWRVRIAFALKGIEYDQAPVNLIKDGGQQLTEQYKALNPMQQVPAVEIDGITLSQSLAVIQYIDETRPGPRLLPVDPKKRAQVRMISDVIASGIQPLQNLYVIQKIGAEKVQWAQHFIERGFQALEPILKQTAGKYCVGDEISMADICLVPQVYNAERFKVDVGQYPTIKRLNQTLLEIEAFKVSSPSCQPDTPADLRA; from the exons ATGCACTTGTCCTTAGCTTCCCTCACCAAG CCTGTTCTTCATGGGTACTTCAGAAGTTCCTGCTCCTGGAGGGTCCGCATTG CTTTTGCTCTCAAAGGTATCGAATATGACCAGGCTCCAGTCAATCTAATAAAAGATGGAGGTCAGCAG CTTACTGAACAGtacaaggcactgaaccccatGCAACAAGTACCCGCAGTCGAAATTGATGGCATCACCCTCTCTCAGTCA CTGGCAGTGATCCAGTACATCGACGAGACCAGGCCAGGGCCTCGGCTTCTCCCAGTAGACCCAAAGAAACGTGCCCAGGTCCGGATGATAAGTGATGTCATTGCCTCTGGGATACAGCCTCTGCAG AATTTGTACGTGATTCAGAAAATAGGAGCCGAAAAGGTGCAGTGGGCTCAGCACTTCATTGAACGTGGCTTTCAAG CTCTTGAGCCCATTCTGAAGCAAACAGCAGGGAAATATTGTGTCGGTGATGAG ATATCCATGGCAGACATCTGTCTGGTGCCACAAGTCTACAATGCAGAGAG GTTCAAAGTGGACGTCGGGCAGTATCCAACTATCAAAAGGTTAAATCAAACCTTACTTGAAATTGAAGCTTTCAAAGTGAGCAGCCCGTCTTGCCAGCCAGACACACCTGCCGACCTGCGTGCATAG
- the aldh6a1 gene encoding methylmalonate-semialdehyde/malonate-semialdehyde dehydrogenase [acylating], mitochondrial, with the protein MATTALRSVLKAKVPFKVSRMCYSSSVPTTKLFIDGKFVESKTSEWLDIHNPATNEVISRVPKATQEEMLAAVDSCSRAFRSWSETSILTRQQVFLRYQQLIKDNIKELAKSITVEQGKTLADAEGDVFRGLQVVEHACSITSLMLGETLPSITKDMDTYTYRLPLGVCAGIAPFNFPAMIPLWMFPMGMVCGNTYLLKPSERVPGCAMLLAKMLQDAGAPDGTLNVIHGQHAAVNFICDHPAIRAISFVGSNQAGEYIYERGSKNGKRVQSNMGAKNHGVVMPDANKENTLNQLVGAAFGAAGQRCMALSTAILVGEARNWLPELVERSKALRVNAGDQPGADVGPLISPQAKERVCSLVQSGVDEGAKVLLDGRNVKVKGYENGNFVGPTIIGNVTPEMKCYTEEIFGPVLVVLEAETLDDAINLVNRNPYGNGTAIFTTNGATARKYTHEVDVGQVGVNVPIPVPLPMFSFTGSRGSFRGDMNFYGKQGIQFYTQIKTVTSQWKAEDATLKSPAVTMPTMGR; encoded by the exons ATGGCGACGACAGCATTAAGATCAGTGCTGAAGGCAAAG gtCCCATTTAAAGTTAGCCGCATGTGCTACTCCTCCTCAGTG CCCACAACCAAGCTGTTCATCGATGGGAAGTTTGTTGAATCCAAGACGTCTGAATGGCTGGATATTCACAATCCT GCCACCAACGAGGTGATCAGCCGTGTACCCAAAGCCACCCAGGAGGAGATGTTGGCTGCCGTGGACTCGTGCTCAAGAGCCTTTCGCTCCTGGTCGGAGACCTCCATCTTGACTCGACAGCAGGTCTTTCTGCGCTATCAGCAGCTTATCAAGGACAACATT AAAGAACTCGCCAAATCCATCACAGTGGAACAGGGCAAGACCCTCGCCGATGCAGAGGGGGACGTGTTCAGAGGATTGC AGGTCGTGGAGCACGCCTGCAGCATCACCTCTCTGATGCTGGGTGAAACCCTGCCCTCCATCACCAAGGACATGGACACCTACACCTACCGCCTGCCTCTTGGGGTGTGTGCTGGCATCGCCCCCTTCAACTTCCCTGCCATGATCCCTCTTTGGATGTTCCCCATGGGCATGGTGTGCGGCAACACCTACCTGCTGAAGCCATCGGAGCGGGTGCCAGGTTGCGCCATGCTGCTGGCCAAGATGCTGCAGGATGCCGGTGCGCCAGACGGGACGCTTAATGTCATCCATGGCCAACACGCTG CTGTGAATTTCATCTGTGACCATCCGGCCATCAGAGCAATCAGCTTTGTTGGCTCAAATCAAGCTGGGGAGTACATTTACGAGAGGGGCTCTAAAAATGGCAAGAGGGTTCAGTCCAACATG GGAGCCAAGAACCATGGTGTGGTGATGCCTGATGCCAACAAAGAGAACACTCTGAACCAGCTTGTGGGGGCAGCTTTCGGGGCAGCGGGACAGCGCTGCATGGCTTTGTCCACAGCCATCTTGGTGGGCGAAGCACGGAATTGGCTGCCGGAGCTGGTGGAGCGCTCCAAGGCTCTGCGCGTGAACGCAG GAGACCAGCCTGGTGCAGACGTGGGACCTCTGATCTCTCCGCAGGCCAAGGAGAGAGTCTGCAGCTTGGTGCAGAGTGGCGTGGACGAGGGAGCGAAGGTGCTCCTGGATGGCCGAAACGTCAAGGTCAAGGGTTATGAGAACGGCAACTTTGTGGGTCCCACCATCATCGGCAATGTCACA CCCGAGATGAAGTGCTACACTGAGGAGATCTTCGGGCCTGTGCTGGTTGTTCTCGAGGCAGAAACTCTGGATGACGCCATCAATTTGGTCAACAGGAACCCCTATGGCAACGGCACAGCTATCTTCACCACAAATGGCGCCACTGCACGCAAATACACTCACGAGGTGGACGTGGGCCAG GTCGGAGTCAATGTTCCCATCCCGGTTCCCCTGCCTATGTTCTCCTTCACTGGATCAAGAGGATCCTTCAGAGGCGACATGAACTTCTACGGAAAACAA GGCATCCAGTTCTACACACAGATCAAAACTGTAACGTCACAATGGAAAGCTGAAGACGCCACCCTGAAAAGTCCTGCAGTTACCATGCCCACCATGGGACGCTAA
- the bbof1a gene encoding basal body-orientation factor 1: protein MPKKKVTKVKRAKAGVGKKDGKQDSKAEKESDIEKAKANAALWELRLKASEQSLSEYREASRKLARANQELTDHLYRAEKDSIDITGFLKRENAAKEEKINMLQRSLKSQDARAREEQKKLVDDYTIQINEMKELFRKKSRDFNMIQDGMREIEAFQKMKAQMEQELIDIRENMDVTDKEHRENLNKLEYRFFKEKDRLEKEAEQTITVVVERAHNEAIVQLDDASHSVFKENVRLNEALKFHIKEAEDLQILTNSLVKENASLALDKNTFELTVKKNAAQMEAQNKELSKLRAKVASLEQALELKAGELDREEKKEKEKTLVSIQASQVELEKLQKVLSMRERELGHIKRLAKTIIEQRTELEQFFHETLAQVKQEIMASRLQYKKEAVQAYRWRLKEATAGKLKFPPIRTFHKSPHSTNSVYSDMEAAARWTHQPDSKVEISDLTWEQKEQVLRLLFAKMNGRRER, encoded by the exons ATGCCGAAGAAGAAGGTCACCAAAGTAAAGAGGGCGAAAGCAGG GGTAGGCAAGAAAGACGGCAAACAGGACTCAAAGGCGGAGAAAGAGTCTGATATCGAGAAAGCCAAAGCCAACGCTGCCCTGTGGGAGCTGAGGTTAAAGGCCTCCGAGCAGTCGCTCAGCGAATACCGCGAGGCTTCCCGCAAGTTGGCACGCGCTAACCAAGAGCTCACCGACCACCTGTACCGCGCGGAGAAGGACTCCATCGATATAACTGGTTTCCTGAAGAGAGAAAATGCAGCTAAAGAGGAGAAG ATCAATATGCTGCAGAGGAGCCTCAAAAGTCAGGACGCACGTGCACGTGAGGAGCAAAAGAAACTG GTTGATGATTACACGATTCAAATCAATGAGATGAAGGAACTGTTCAGAAAGAAATCCAGAGATTTTAACATGATCCAGGATGGGATGAGGGAAATCGAGGCGTTTCAGAAGATGAAAGCCCAGATGGAACAAGAACTCATTGAT attagAGAAAACATGGATGTTACCGACAAGGAGCACAGGGAAAACCTAAACAAATTGGAGTACAGATTCTTCAAAGAAAAG GATCGCCTGGAGAAGGAAGCCGAGCAAACGATAACCGTGGTGGTGGAGAGGGCCCACAATGAGGcaattgt GCAGTTGGATGATGCCTCACACTCTGTGTTCAAGGAGAACGTCCGTCTCAATGAAGCACTGAAGTTTCACATTAAGGAGGCAGAGGACCTGCAGATATTGACAAATTCATTGGTCAAGGAAAATGCCTCCCTGGCACTGGACAAG AACACGTTTGAGTTGACAGTGAAGAAAAATGCAGCTCAGATGGAGGCCCAAAATAAGGAGCTATCTAAACTGCGGGCCAAGGTAGCTTCCCTGGAGCAGGCCCTAGAGCTAAAAGCTGGAGAGCTTGAccgagaggagaagaaggagaaggagaagacaCTGGTCAGCATCCAGGCCAGCCAGGTAGAGCTGGAGAAGCTGCAGAAAGTGCTCTCCATGCGGGAGAGGGAATTGGGGCACATAAAGCGACTAGCGAAAACCATCATAGAGCAGCGCACGGAGCTGGAGCAATTCTTCCATGAGACACTGGCTCAGGTGAAGCAGGAGATCATGGCCAGCAGGCTGCAATACAAAAAGGAGGCAGTGCAGGCTTATCGCTGGAGGCTGAAGGAAGCCACAGCAGGAAAACTCAAATTCCCACCCATCCGCACATTTCATAAAAGCCCCCACAGTACCAACTCTGTCTACTCAGACATGGAGGCGGCTGCAAGGTG GACTCATCAACCAGACAGCAAAGTTGAAATCTCAGATCTCACTTGGGAGCAGAAAGAACAAGTGCTCAGACTACTCTTTGCTAAAATGAATGGACGCAGGGAAAGGTAA